In Tiliqua scincoides isolate rTilSci1 chromosome 16, rTilSci1.hap2, whole genome shotgun sequence, the DNA window TTTTGACAAAGTCTCTCACCAAAGGTTCTAAGCAAACAGAGCAGTTGTGGAATAAGAGATGTCCTTTCCTAGATTGGTAACTGGTTAAAGTACAGGATGCAGAGAGCAGGAATAAATTTtcaaaggggaaggaagcaaGAAGTGCCCCCTTCCCAAAGAAATGCCCTCCCTTTTAGGGACTTTAACTCGTCCACAGCACTGGGGATAAGCAGCCAATATACAATTTGCATAGGCATACCATAgaaaccagaatttttttttttttaaggtcacTATTTTATTAGTAAAGATAAGGTACTACTTTTCCTTCTGGGTTAAAAAAATGGCTTCAAAGGTGTGAATGGGGCAGGTGTAAGTGTGACGGATCCAGGCATACAGCCTCTTCATTTTCTGCACAGACTTCCTCCACCAGTCTGCCCAGCGCTGGGCCTTCATCAGATGGACGGTGCTCTCTTCTGTGATCTTGGCAGACTCCATTTCGATCATTTGCTTGGATTTCTGGGAAAAACAAGGCagccacaggggaaaaaaaataatacaaatcTCAACAGGCTCTAAGGTTGACCCAACGGTTCTCAACAAGCCTCAGAGGATATACCAAATTCTGTCCCCTCTTACCTGGTGGCTCTTACCCCAGCTACTGCTGTTCCTCCATGAATTCAAAAAGGGAAAGGAGTAGAAGAAGTAAAGAGGCAGGGAAAGTGGTGGGTAGAGATGCTGTGACCTACCACTCTCACCTCCTTGACACAGAATTCTTCAAAAGAGTTGGAGAGTTCCCTGGAGTTTTTTTTCAGCCCTGCGTCTGTCTAAGCTTGGCTACTCAAATTGAAGAATGGTTTGATCTcggaggctaagcagggtcaggcctggttagtacttggatgggagaccgcctgggaataccgggtgctgtaggcttataccatgatctcggaagctaagcagggtcaggcctggtcagtacttggatgggagaccgcctgggaataccgggtgctgaaggcttataccatgatcttggaagctaagcagggtcaggcctggttagtacttggatgggagaccgcctgggaataccgggtgctgaagtcttataccatgatctcggaagctaagcagggtcaggcctggtcagtacttggatgggagaccgcctgggaataccgggtgctgaaggcttataccatgatctcggaagctaagcagggtcaggcctggttagtacttggatgggagactgcctgggaataccgggtgctgtaggcttataccatgattttggaagctaagcagggtcaggcctggttagtacttggatgggagactgcctgggaataccgggtactgtaggcttataccatgatcttggaagctaagcagggtcaggcctggttagtacttggatgggagaccgcctgggaataccgggtgctgtaggcttataccatgatctcggaagctaagcagggtcaggcctggttagtacttggatgggagaccgcctgggaataccaggtgctgaaggcttatatcatagtctttcgagactgaaggttgccaaccatttctgccAGCAGGAGATAACACCAATATCTGCCCAACAATTAAAGAGCATTTAGTTAGTAATCAAGGCCAACACAGGCAGAGAATCAAGAGGAAGGAGCGTGGACAAGCAGGCGGCCACATTGGTGGTCATGTGGTCAGAGTGGCCCAATTTCAAGGGCTCAATAAACCTTTCCCAGCAATCCTTACAACAGGCCTGTCACATAAGATCAGTGTTATGACTATCATATTACAAACCAGGAGAGGAGCAAGGATGGAAAAATCAAATAGCCTTAATGAAGTGAGCTTTGAACCTCCTAGTTCACAGCTCATTATCCAgttccaaaaactgaaagtgccttttggagtCTTCCGGGAGGGTCTCTGAGGAAGGGTTTTGAAAAGTCATTTTTGGGCCCTGGGAGCCACATGCCctgagctacaccactgcccaaagAACTCATTTCCAAGACCCTCATATGAAGAGAGTCCCGGATGGATCCAACTGGGGCGGAGGTAGACTACTCCCTTACTGCCTTGTAGTTTTTAGCCACATGCGCACCCCGTATGAGCCTCAGCTCGGGCGGCTTTGCTCTTGCGTCATACCAGAGGTACTCTGGGGAGAGGAGCTTTGAAGGTTTATGAGACAGGAAGTACCGGTTGAGGTGACTCTCTTCATGCCAGACCGCCATGAGGCCTTTGGCTTTGTCGGCCAAGATGGCCATGTGGCAAGAGAGGGTGAACTCGTACACATTCTTGACCTGGCCTCCAAAAGCAGCCCCTATATAATAGAAGTCCCCTTCTTCTCTAGAGATGTAGGCCATGGAGGACCTTCTCCTCTCATAAGGGAATGACCCTCGGGAGGTTTTGTAGTAGTCAGGGTGGAGGGTCGCCACCATCTCCCCCAAGGTCTCTGGGCCCCACGAGTTGTAGAACACCAGGTCAATATCCAGGCAGAAGAGATAATCCACCTCTCGGTGGGCCACCTCCGCAATGTGCTTATTGATGACTTCCATCCTCCACATGGTGATCTCCTGCCAGTGTTTGTATTTCTTCTTGAAGATGATGTTGAGAGTTCGCCCGGACCCCATGCGGACGGCGGGGATGTCTTGCGGGTTGTCGGTGAAGAGGTAATAGTTCACCTGGTAGCCGATCATGAAATGTTTCTCTGCGGTATCCAGAAATCGACTCACAAACCGTGTGTATCTGAATGAACAGAAAGAAGAGGGCGTGGGTGCAAGAGGAAGAGTATCTTCTTTCTGTAGAAGGGTTcgtgcctctcccctccccccccctggGGATCTGTTCCAACAAGACTGAACAGACTGAGAAAAGGAAGTTTTTTCTTCATACAAAGCTGAGTTAACCAACGGAatccattgccacaagatgtggcgacggtcactagcttagatgactttcaaaggggttcatccagtggttcccaaacttctgcgCACTTATTAAAATGGGACTGTATCAGGGCCCAcccagctttatgagactttaaaaaagaaaatagatagaaagaaaaattcctttttatttatttacaagcaacattcattcattgcaaAAAACCCAATCCATTACTCCTAATAAGGCAGGCCTGATGAGTAGCcgcaaggcttgaggggcttagttctgtgtcccagccttcccctgcccccactacctgacGTTGATGAACCTGAGAAAAAACGCACATCAGAAAAAGATGTTCAAACCTTGAACGCTCTATCTACACAAgcgtgcaaactgcaggagctgagctcctcgtaaactgcaggggctcagctctttgcagggcactgAACAGCTATCTGTTTAAACAGCCTCAGGGTTGACAGCAACAAATCCTCTGATCTCTAGATCAtccttgttttcattggaggctctgtggaacccaccagaaatcgggtcacaagcccaccaagtgggtcctgacacatagtttgagaaatactgggttAATCCATGGAAGACAGATCTATCAATGCCCACTAATCATGATGGCTGTGTGCTACCTCTGCGTTTGCCTCTCCGAGTACCATTCACCGGGGGGATTGATGGGAGAGAAGGGGACGTTTCTctaaggcttcccagaggctgctgatgggccAGTGTGGGGGAAACTGGGTGGTGGACTAGATCTTGTTTCCACTAACCTGCAGGCATGGCACAGGCTTCTAAACTGGGATTTATTATGAAATTTCCTCTTTGTCGACTGCCAGGAGTTCCGCTAGGTTTTACAGTCAAAAATCCAAAGGTGAAATTGGGCATTAAAAAGAGACAACAACTTAGAATTTTTCAAAGGTGTGCTATTTGCcccctacacacatacacactcacttGCCGATGGCAAACATTGTCACCCCAATGGTGAGGTTCAAAGGCTTGTAGATACTCTCCAGCAGTTCTGAGTTGAACGTGCCTTCCCAGACAATGGGGGCCATCCACGGAGTCAGCGTGAGCACATCTGTGCGCCTGGGAGAACAAGAATAAGGGGAGGACAGTGAGACAGCAAGAGGGTTGGTGTGTCCAGGACTGCATCTCAAGGGGCACTGTGACCTTTGGGGATCGATAACATATTTTTATCCCAACTTTGCCCCAGTAATGGTGGTTTACAAAGGACATAAAataagaaagacagaaagacagaaagacagaaaggaCAAAATGGTATAGATTACAAGTAGTTTAAAGTAACACAACTGTTCAAAATTAGTAGCTAAAACAGAAAAATCCCATCACAAGTGAAAAACACAAgttgtctgaggctgcaatcctatccacacttacctgggagaaagcctctgactgtaacaggacttacttctgagtagatgtgcataggattgggagagctcaatcctgagctctttagcgccAGTTGTATGAGCGCACCGCTgttgctgggtgtcgcaaatgtgcagtaaggcacatcTGTTGCACCTGGAAAGGCCGCTGGCGCTCGGACAGCACCAGTCTGCGCTGCCTCAGTGCCACTTGAATGGCCAATTGGCACTCCAGAAGAACCAGTCAGCTGTGTTGGGGTGTGGGGCAGGATGGAATGGCAGAGGGCAGGGTGAGGAACCGGGGCATtaggggggtgggaccggcagaggtctactctgccagatcctgaaccggTGAGCACAATGTTTCAATCCAGCTACTTACGTTGGTTGCAGAACTTTGGGCTGAGGATAAACTAACCTGGAAAAGACAACAAACAGGCATGTTCGGAACAGAATGAACTATCAAGAACGAAGGGGAGTGGTGCTTTGAAGAAGAAGCAGGCGGGACAATTTGGGAATTTATACTCCCTGTGGGAGAGGCTGAGATGACTCATTTTCTAGTTTCTCTCCACTGTTCAAAAACAGAGAGGAAATAATAAGGAAAATATCATTTGCAGATGAGGCTGTCAGTCTCTCTGAAGCATTCGTATATATGCAGAGGCGTCACTAAGACTTGCACCACTTGGTGCAAGAGTTCATTGGGTCACTCCCTTGATGGAACCTCCTGCCATACCAGACCACACAGAAGGCATagcaatatcatacgcacagcctcAATGCAATGGCATCGCTAAGGTTGGCATCACCCCCACGAACTTTGTTGGCTTTAATAAAGaacagtccaggtcacccaacaaatcagtaacccacaaaaacATTGGCCCGCTTGGTTACATGCCTTACTGCTTCATTACTTACAACAAATCCGGACGTGGACGGGAACGTGAAATATAGGTCACATGTGATAACAACTGGGAAACTTCCTTGCTCCAAAACCTAGAAGCAGGAAGAGACTGTTAAAGAAGGCAGAGGAATTTGGCAGCACTCAAGAGTTTTCTTGAAAGGAGAAAGCTCTGAGCAGAAGAGCATCTCCAATGCTCTAGAGTAGCCCGCcagcctcttctccacacttcttctctgggattcaaaaaggaagagggaaacagcaGAAGAGAATAATGACGCTCTAgcctggggtgcccaaaccccggcccgggggccacttgcggcccttgggggctctcagTCAAGCCctctgggagcctccagtctctaatgagcctctggccctccggagacttgttggagccggtgctggcctgacgcaactgctgtcagcaagaggatgactgtttccactacttgctgtttcacatctgtgacgtgctgtttcatgtctgtgatgcagcagtggcagcgaaggaaagactggccttgctctgtgaaggccttttatcggccttgagctaccgcaagaccttcattcattcatataagtaccatctctaatatattcatttatgtaaatttattcaaattttaaattgtaaattaattcttttttccccggtccctgacacagtgtcagagagatgatgtggccctcctgccaaaatgtttggacacccctgctctagcccatcagaCTTGCCCCTCCAcactccctcctctgctccaGTCCATTCTTAaatgggcaagaggtctggtctagagggtagagcctccatttgcccgaagataacatccgcaggtcgccagtttgaggccaccggcactgtattttggtgagaccttgaagcagctgacaagccgagccgagttattccacctgctctttggtgtgagcgaagaagcatcttggctgccctccatgtgagagatgaaggagctgcttgtcagcttgtgtgggaagaaaactggaggccagaatgtgataccagatcagaaagatacatctgaaatgttgtggttcttgaaagatagaacctttcaattgtaaaaatccctacggggatctAGAACAGCCtccctttgtaaaccgccttgaataaagtctgaggagaaatctgacgaccaagaaaggcggtatataaatacctgcattattattattattaaatccagggagcaggagaaggagtcAAGGAAGCAGGTGAAGATGGGTGGATAGAGTTAAGGAGTGGGTCCCCATCTTCCTCTTCTTTCATACCCCAGTACTATTTAAATGTTCCCGGTTACTCAGTCCCCAGTGCACTGTCAGAAGTCCATCTGGAAATCATAAaatgaaactgggggggggggggaagatgctctgacccagtggttctcactgggTTTGCGtattttttaacaccaggacctattttttaaaatgacactctgttaggacccaccaacCTTTATGAGACTTATAAAAGAAATAAtctagatctagaaagaaaaaatatttttatttattgaaaagtaATATTTTGTTCGGTTGTGAAAAATGCATAATGAGGAGCCCCAGTGAATAGCCTCACGGTTTGAGGGGCTGAGTCCTTTGTCAGTATTCCTAAATTATGCAGTCTGGGAATTTTTCCAGAAGAGACTCACCAGATCAACAAGGGAACTGTGATGAGGCCCAGTGCGAGGAGGAGACATCTTTTTGGGGTCTGACTATGCATATTGCCTATGTTGGAACAAAAACAGAAAGGAGTAAGGTGAGATCAGACCCACAGAGGAGTTAAATctgcactgaacataagaacataagaacagccccactggatcaggccataggcccatctagtccagcttcctttgttcccgcactgtccaatgaacactcgagacaacagatatggaagaaagggccactttatttaacataaacaagaggagcagaggctgagacctgcagtatccgaggcagcaaaagccccttgtggtgcggggaggggacctctgggcggtaccagaaacctctgtccccaggtgggcatgcacccgactccgagtcgcgccccgctgctgggacggcgcgtctcgtccatgtctatcccttaaggggaaggcagctggaccgcagcctgcaccacctcgagccgctaagcctctgaggtgggatctgctatcccggccagggccccgttcaagtcctcgtgccgccaagccactgaggactgaaatagggttctgccctgcctgagccgcctgaaggtgcatgccagagtcccattcacgcctccaaacccgcaccacctgccctcttaaagtgaccgatgGCAGTTTGTAAACAGGGGGGTGTAACCCCTAGCccttaacagtctggggtaggcgaaaaaactgcctgccccttggccaatcttggcaggcagcaaaaaattcctacccggccccgaacggcgaccagttaaactcagactgtctctagggcgggcgggtgggtattcccacagtgcccacgtgcacaaagaggaagagggctgggtctcgtccccttttaaaggaccactgtaactgcccaacccagccccctacacctcccccttggggaggggctctcgtgtcctggtcaggcataacaaacttcgatcacctccttaaagggggcgatcgtgcgtatctcacagcggcccaccaaatgcaccagggagcacaccagataacaagagacctcatcctggttccctcccttgcatctggcattctgacatagcccatttctaaaatcaggaggttgcgcgtacacatcatggcttgtaccccataatggatttttcctccagaaacatgtccaatccccttttaaaggcgtctaccacatcctgtggcaaggagttccacagaccgaccacacgctgagtaaagaaatattttcttttgtctgtcctaacccgcccaacactcaattttagtgcatgtcccctggttctggtattatgtgagagtgtaaagagcatctctctatccactttatccttcccgtgcataattttgtatgtctcaatcatgtcccccctcaggcgtctcttttctaggctgaagaggcccaaacgccgtagcctttcctcataaggaaggcgccccagccccgtaatcatcttagtcgctctcttttgcaccttttccatttccactatgtcttttttgagatgcggcgaccagaactggacacaatactccaggtgtggccttaccatagatttgtacaacggcattataatactagccgttttgttctcaatacccttcctaatgatcccaagcatagaattggccttcttcactgccgccgcacattgggtcgacactttcatcgacctgtccaccaccaccccaagatctctctcctgatctgtcacagacagctcagaacccatcagcctatatctaaagttttgattttttgccccaatgtgcatgacttgggTTTCCCAAGTCACTAGACCCCCACCAAAGGCTGCTTGCCATGCTTACGCCTGGGGATGGAATGGAATGGCATCAAAGcccattccatcaaaagttacagccacaaaaccagtggggcagggcaatggagcATCATCACGCCTtctgcctggggcactgccccacgcactgcatgggatgaagtccatcctgggggtgacatgctggtctcccgcaccctgtgacacaaatcctagttaCCCCACTGCCTGCCTGACCTTCTCGGAAGCCAAATGCCCACTGGTTAAAGCAACCTCCTGTCTCAGGCACCAACGTCCCAGATCAAAATGTAGCCAGGGGAAGACTCCTGTATTCTGAGATTTTGTGCAAGAAACGGTTAGGCAACAACTTTTTATGTTGTGTAAAATAGTAGAACGTTTAAGAGGTTTATTTCCGAAGGATTCTGCCCCAGTGCAACCAAATTCCCACCTTATTCCAACAGCCGGTTAAGCTGGTGCAACTGCACTGTGTCGGGCCTGGCCGGAGTCAGGCGTGGGCAGGAAAGAGGCATCAACTGGGAAGGGGCAAGAAAAATTTAGCCTCAGCTCAGCCTTGCCTGTGGTTACTGGAATCAATCCTGAAGACCAGGTGTTCTGGCACTGAGctactgcctcttccctgccccctccctgagGTTCCCAAATAATGCAGGcattcccaaagtttttagcaccgggacccaccttttaatACGACACACTCTCAGGACTCACCGAGTTTTATGCGACAAaataaaaagtttcaccttatcagctgttTAAGTCTCTGCTTCTATACTTTTTACTATTGGGGGGCACCTTCTGAAGCGTTTGCTGAGCTTCACGTTCATCGGATCACAACCACTCCTgtggccttgcgttccccttcGCCTGCCCTTTGAtcggagccaaggcacgtttgccgaCTCGTTAACACACAGCTGtggctccatttcactttccatagggtccaATAAatttttccttgtcaacttgggGGGCACACACGCTCCCTTCTCGAGTGTTTTCTGGGGCCTGCTTTCATccgattgggaccattctggcagTGCCACGTTCCCCTCGTCTTGCCCTTCGAAGCAGACTATGGCACGGCCTCCAACTCATTAGCAAACGCACACgcatggcttggtttcactttccgtaAAGCTTAATACCTTTTtattgtcagctatcagcttgtcagcttcatgacccaccaatgatcaggctgtgacccactggtgggttgccaaCTACTGTTCAAGAAACACTGACATAATTCTGCTTAGAAGTGGAGTAATTTTTAACCAGATTTCTGGAGAATAATAGTTTCAacaaactacttttttttttttcttagttggTCCTTTCTACTGAGTGACATCACAGGACCACCTTGCTTCTTTGTTCATTTAAAGGATATCTGGTTGATCTTGCCCTCTAGAAGGGAAGGTTTCGCAAACTGGGGTGATGGGGCAATTAGTTCCTTTTAGCCATGCGGTGACAGCACTTGTAGGGTTGTTGGAACAGACGCAAAGCAGCCTGTCAATGCAACAACCGACTGTGCAAATTGTAACCattaggttttaaaaaaagtcataatATGATCAGATCTCAGGAACAAGAATATGGCAAACCTGCTTCCATCTGTGTTGACATGGCGTCAGCCCTGAGAGGACAAGCCAGGGACGCTCAGCTCATCCCCGCCTTCACATTGCACAGACGTATTTGAGGAAACCACCATCTTGAGTTTCCGTCCTGAAAACGACACTCGGGACAGCTTGCGACAATGAAAGAACAAacaaccccaccccccaaaagatcCCTACTGAACAAAGTAACACAATCAAGCAATGAACAAAGCAGCACCAGAAAACCTCATCAAACCAGCAGGATAAAACACACACGACAGAGGAAAAGCAGGCTTGGAGAAGTGGACACTTCACAGCTAGCAGGGAAAGTTCTCAAGTGTGGAGCTGGGAGGAACCTTTCAATCTGCCTTCTACTAAATCTCCAGATTTATAGGTACGGGAAGTAATTTCTTACCGAGTCAGAGCTTTGGCTAACTGGTCATTCAGCACAGACTGATAGCAGTTGTCCAGGATGTTAGGCTCAGGGATTTTTTCCAAACAGGGAGACGCTGCCCAAGATTTAACTTCGCCCTACAAGGCAAGCGTTGGAATCCTGAGTGGTAGCCACCTGATCTTAAACTTCTGACAGTCAGGGAGCCAATCACAACAGTACAATCATTCCAGAGGCAGGTGGAAAAACCATCTGGGGGTGGCCCGTGATCTCATA includes these proteins:
- the LOC136635607 gene encoding globoside alpha-1,3-N-acetylgalactosaminyltransferase 1-like, producing MSTQMEAGNMHSQTPKRCLLLALGLITVPLLIWFWSKEVSQLLSHVTYISRSRPRPDLLLVYPQPKVLQPTRTDVLTLTPWMAPIVWEGTFNSELLESIYKPLNLTIGVTMFAIGKYTRFVSRFLDTAEKHFMIGYQVNYYLFTDNPQDIPAVRMGSGRTLNIIFKKKYKHWQEITMWRMEVINKHIAEVAHREVDYLFCLDIDLVFYNSWGPETLGEMVATLHPDYYKTSRGSFPYERRRSSMAYISREEGDFYYIGAAFGGQVKNVYEFTLSCHMAILADKAKGLMAVWHEESHLNRYFLSHKPSKLLSPEYLWYDARAKPPELRLIRGAHVAKNYKAKSKQMIEMESAKITEESTVHLMKAQRWADWWRKSVQKMKRLYAWIRHTYTCPIHTFEAIFLTQKEKTWPGIPRTTLAGLSNQIICRETASVTTSKTTLGHVAAVEERDAVYVQMIEMEFAKITEESTVHLMKVQHWADRWRKSVQKMKRLYA